The Episyrphus balteatus chromosome 3, idEpiBalt1.1, whole genome shotgun sequence genome segment TTAAATTTACAGCACTAACTACCAGAAGCTTTTGGctggataaaataaaataaaatattatcttCTCTCAATTATGCTTTTATGACCAAGCTTACTTATCGGAGGCGGAGGAAGTTCCCCAAGTTTCCTCGAAATCGATGAAACACTCGAACTATCTGCAATCTCTCTAATTCTTGCTTCTCTCTCCTGCCGCAAAGCAtgcaatttcttcaaaatttctcGACGTTCATTTGCCTTTGAACAGAAATCTGGCATCTTCATTTCGAGGCGTTTCTGCAATGAAACTCCATCCTCTGTAATTTTATTCCCCTGTCCATCAGAAGTCTCATTAAAACGAATCACATAAGCTAGAGCCTTCGGTTTAACTTGAACTGTCTGATGGAATGACTTCCCAGACACCCGAACTGTCGGTCTGGGACAAGAGCATTTACACTCTTTCCCACAAGTGCAAATGCACCTGCATCTTGGACCAAAGATAGGATCACTCTTAATGACCGAATAGGAAGTCTGAATTGCCACCCCTTCAATACTATCACAACCATTACTGTCATATTGATGAGTTGTCGTCGAAGTGGATGTACTCTCAACAATTGGAATAGACATCTCAGACGACATACAAAATGCTGATGATGCCACCGAAGTGTAAGACGGGTTTCTTGTGAAAATCGGTTTGCCACAAATTCGTGGCTCTGAATAGTGCTCAGCTGACATTGTGTGCTTCTTCTTCTCGTAACTATCCATAAATTGCTTTTGCAGATGATCTGCAAACGCTCCAACACTCTCCCGCTCTGTACTGGGACTACTACTTGGTGTCTCCAGCTTCGAACGATGATTGTTTTTGAGGGAATTTGAAGATGAGACAAGATCTCCTTCGTTAATAGTCTTATATGACACTTTTTCGGGATGCTTCTTCTCGGCAGTGGGTTCATCATAAATAACCACATTCTGAGAAGTCCTTCGAACTGTCGTCCTCTTATATTGATCCTCTTCATTAACTAAATCCTCAGCTGTTTCCTCATAAATAATCTCTGACTTCCCTCTGGAAGACTTAATAGTCGACGATGATGATTGAGATCGACTTCTTGAAGGACAATCTTGTAGTATAAGATTCTTAAGTCCTTCCAAACGATTGATTTCCATTTCAATCCAAGAAAGTTGTTTGGAACGTTCACTTGCATGAACTGAAGTCATAGTCTGTgacttttgttttaatttcttttcataaTCTTTCTCAGAACGAGTCAATGGATGTAACCATTCTCTCATTGTAACAGGTTCCTCAAGCGACGGCGAGGATTGAGGTGGATTCTGGTCTTCCTCCACTTTTGGAAGCTCCTCTGTTTGAGTTTCTTCACTCATTTGTTCGACAGAAACTTTATTTGGAATTgcaattttctgtttttgatCTTCTTCGACCAGCGGAGGAGAATTACTATTATTTAACGATCGAATGCTAAATGCACTTGACACAGATGATGACCCACCAGAAGAGGCATCATCCGAttgttttgtgattttctcaaaaatcttttttgcaAGATTCTTTTTTTGCATAGAAGTGAGATTTTTCGCATCTATCAAAGAACAGAGAAGTTTGATTCCCAAGTCGACTTCAGTTTTGGAGGAACgatttgttgttctttttgtcAGTTGGTCTTTGTCTTTGACTGAGTCGGGGGGAGTCGACGAATGGGATTTGTTTGTACTCTTCTCGCTAAGAATGCTTCGTCTTGTCGATGAGAGTGACGACGACTTTTGTGATGATTCACTTTGTCGTCGTTTGTCGCCCCCAGAAACATATTCAAAGCTTGATTGCGTAGCAAAACTCTCAGCACGAGAGGAGAGATTTGCTTGAGTTTCTTGGGTTTTTAACTGAGAATAAGTCTCAGGAACTTTAGTTCTATCAAAACTTGTTTGACAAGAATGATTTGTTCTAGTTTTGACCAAAACGTTTGTCTTGGTCTTGTCCAAAGTCGTTTGACAAGATTTGTCAGTATTTGGAACAACTTTGGGAGTGCTTTGTGGCAACTCCATGAATTCTTGGGTATTTAGACTATTCGAACGggaggaatatttttttcctaGATTTTCTAAAGTTTGGCGCCATTTTTCTCGGCGAGATTCAGCACTCAAAGAATGAGTGGAAATTGGTTTCAACTCATCAGATCTTTGATGGGGAATGTTAGGAACTGAAGGACTTTCACTGAAAAGTTCCTTCAGCACCGATCTTTCCAGGGAACTTAGATTCCCTGTAGAATTGGCTTTTTTATAACCCACATCACCCAAAGAGTCCCATTcaagttttttgtcaatttttgttaCAGAATCTGGGACTTGAAAGATTGTTTCTGTAACTTTTGGAGGAGTTCGTGGTTCTGAGGGGATTTTATTGGCTTCCTGACCAATATTCTCTTTATTAAGTTCATTTACATTTTCACATGGTTGTAAAGCAATAATTAATTCTTCTTTTACCAAATTACTATTTTCATCACTTTCTGATGATGATTTTGTTAATAGTGGACATGGACAAGAGTTGCTACTACTATTGCCACTTGTACTGCTGTGAGTGAATCTCATAAATTTCTCAATATCACGATCTTTtgcatattttaaataataatcgATTATTTTATTGTTAACACTTTTTGATTTAACAAATTTGGAGCAAGATGGAAAGTCAGAGGAGGACATTTTGTcggttttttttgatttaaatgaatttttgaaaaaaatgcaaacaggAGCGACTTTTCCTTGGAGCGATTTTGGTAAATTTGACGTTTTGTTTCTTTGCAAAAATAtagcaacagtttttttttgtttgtttagtttttttcttagaGCCGCTGTATGGAAAGAGTATTGTGGTGCCATCTAGAAGTGAGGAATACTTGTGGGATGTGTTTAAAGAGAATGGACGAAATTGTTTCGTTAAATTAcgtaaattattttgaaaattggcgctaataattttcaaaacatttaaggCCAGTTTATTCAAAGTGGGTAATCTGGAATTTGACTATCACGGATTCctcttgattcaaaaataaggaTTGCTGATAATCAAATAGTCACTTGTTCAAATggctatttttcaaaatgttgggAAATCGATTTTTATGCTAGCCGAGCCAAAAtgaatcccatacaaattatcgataaagccttatagcctgttttcactacaccccaaatgaggtaatttagcaaattagcaaaaaagtgttttcactacaaattatctcatttggactGACAAGAAGTGTCAACactcaaatttgaatttgacGTGTCAGGCATATGTTGACGATTGAcacatttaaatgtttaattaatcaAAGAATTAATAAAATGGAATAATCCAAAGAGGTTCTGGATAAAGGTTTGTACTTTCTCTAATAACTATATAAAATATGTTTATCATTTATATGCATATAAACTTCCAGCCTTTTCTTCTTCATTATTCTGACTTTCTGAGCATTTGCAATCTCGCTGTCGAAGGGAAAGAGAAATCATTACCTACCCAACATTTGGTAATTGTGGCATTATACCGTTTACCCAACCTCGGACATGATTATGGAGCATGTTGATGCAGATCCTCTTGCAAAGGTGAGTTTGGAATGGAAAATATGTAAGACTCAGTCTAATCTTTGTCTTACTATTCAGCTCGTGACAGCATTAACCAACATCAAACCAGAAAACAAAATGATGCCGTCCCGCTGCTCCAAAACTTTGGCAAAGATCATCAATGCCAGTCAGGACAGACTTTCCTTGGTTATTGGGCTCGATTCCCGCAAGACCAGAAAAcacttttaaactttgaatgctcctattttaatgaataaaaacaaaaacaattttttcgtatttttttttacttataattaactttttctcttttggacaaaaaactattcaactAAGTTCCAAATCTTAATGTTTCTATCGTCACTACACGACAGCAATTGGCCAGCTACTGAAGGATTCCATTTCACACAGTTGACGTCTTGCAGATACGCTTTGTTCACAGCAGTGACCAGCAAAAATGTTGGTCGTTCTTTGATGAACCTTCGTCTTCCTTGAAAATGTAGATGTAATCATCCACACGACGTTGCTTCCCCGGTCTGATGGCACCAACTTATGTCATAAACCGCTCGTGTGTGTTCCCCAGAAATGGTGCACACGGTTTCGTTGTCAGGTGTATGGACGTCCTTCGTTGCCAGGCAGGTATGCCAGCCGGATCTGGATGGTTTTGTCATCGGAGTAGGAAGCCAGTCGTATACCGAGAGTTATAGAAAAGAGTGTTATTCGTAGCCTTCaaacaaaagttgagaatttCTTGTTTCATCCTGtaaattaatatataaaaaggatAAATATTAGGTATATTGAGAGAGAAAATTTGCATTTATATTCTTACATCAATTTTTGCTTAGGTTGAATCATTTGCCAAACCACAGTTTTcttcaatttcttcaaaaaattgaattataagaACTTTTATTTACCGACGCGACACAAAATATacacaatttaattttaccGCTATgtgctatgtttttttttttattttttttagattgacgTTTGGTAAAAATTCATAATTGTGACCTATTCACAATGAAATTTTATGAGCGTTCAGGCGATTTGACTTAATTTCCTAGCTAATTTCGTTGAAATGAGAtgataattatctcatttcaaatttgaaatttgtatgggaaatcaTCTCATTTCGAACCTCATTTggcaaatttgatcgaaatcatctcatttgctctagtgaaaacaggctattagtgcctggctacacggtgatttttcaatcgcctaagcagtgagtttgtaggcaagagggatgaggagtgaagggggaagatgctcacgaagagaattgaattttctgagggtagtacagttccattgctaaattgttcctctttttgaagtttgtttctagaaaatgtaaaagtggaacgtgattgggcacaacagtgtgtagccaccgcatgtgatttttcaatcgattgaaaaatcactgtgtagccatgCACTTAAGTCTAGTACGCTGTTATTGATGCGAAAAggaattttgcatacaaaatttagttaacgaaatcttgaacgaaaaatttcgtttttgctttgcgtttttcagtacgcagctctagggaaaaattggagagttttcacttaATTCCCAACTAACATTTGAGCTTTGGTAAAGGTATTAcagaagctacatttcagcttcttattAAACTTTGGTAAaattgttgggcatggaaaaaggagaacgttatacaagttatacaagtttgaccctttATAAGAATGTACTTAAaagcttaaacgaagctttgagatttgacagatagcttcagaagagcttgtatagctctttaatacatgtcttatcgaaattaaaaaaaaaaaactatacaaaaacaaaaaagaattttcttttttaattggttttgatttgattttaaattatgaatttcatcttttaatctgaaattatatcgtcggcacaaagccaaaacagcgaatctgcattttttgaCATATTCACTTTAATGGGTCATGAACCTTGTTATCGGTTTCTCTATTCACTGCATCGGCCCCAgtcctccatctgttgcctaaagcctggtacgctgctcgcgctaaattttagctcccatacaaattatcgaaaatttttagccgagataaaatggatcccatacaagttatcgataacttgtatgggaattttatctcagctaaaatttagcgcgagcagcgtaccaggcttaaaagcctaaaatatcaattttcgtTGCACGAGTTTTCCATACgattgcatgagtttccaaaactttaaagccgtttttctcaaaactacaattttgcagattcgtggatttggcgttgtgcccacgatatataAAGGCTTAAccacatacaccactttt includes the following:
- the LOC129917183 gene encoding centrosome-associated protein Alms1a-like gives rise to the protein MSSSDFPSCSKFVKSKSVNNKIIDYYLKYAKDRDIEKFMRFTHSSTSGNSSSNSCPCPLLTKSSSESDENSNLVKEELIIALQPCENVNELNKENIGQEANKIPSEPRTPPKVTETIFQVPDSVTKIDKKLEWDSLGDVGYKKANSTGNLSSLERSVLKELFSESPSVPNIPHQRSDELKPISTHSLSAESRREKWRQTLENLGKKYSSRSNSLNTQEFMELPQSTPKVVPNTDKSCQTTLDKTKTNVLVKTRTNHSCQTSFDRTKVPETYSQLKTQETQANLSSRAESFATQSSFEYVSGGDKRRQSESSQKSSSLSSTRRSILSEKSTNKSHSSTPPDSVKDKDQLTKRTTNRSSKTEVDLGIKLLCSLIDAKNLTSMQKKNLAKKIFEKITKQSDDASSGGSSSVSSAFSIRSLNNSNSPPLVEEDQKQKIAIPNKVSVEQMSEETQTEELPKVEEDQNPPQSSPSLEEPVTMREWLHPLTRSEKDYEKKLKQKSQTMTSVHASERSKQLSWIEMEINRLEGLKNLILQDCPSRSRSQSSSSTIKSSRGKSEIIYEETAEDLVNEEDQYKRTTVRRTSQNVVIYDEPTAEKKHPEKVSYKTINEGDLVSSSNSLKNNHRSKLETPSSSPSTERESVGAFADHLQKQFMDSYEKKKHTMSAEHYSEPRICGKPIFTRNPSYTSVASSAFCMSSEMSIPIVESTSTSTTTHQYDSNGCDSIEGVAIQTSYSVIKSDPIFGPRCRCICTCGKECKCSCPRPTVRVSGKSFHQTVQVKPKALAYVIRFNETSDGQGNKITEDGVSLQKRLEMKMPDFCSKANERREILKKLHALRQEREARIREIADSSSVSSISRKLGELPPPPIKQVRICPSREMKGMTKKRYCKLPEVVAKQEREKLERRKKTTRVITNIFNKKLQRMVHNGKLSLENSRTVI